From Paraburkholderia sabiae, a single genomic window includes:
- a CDS encoding hydroxymethylglutaryl-CoA lyase: MNFEQEHFDTLIVQEVAPRDGLQIEPTWVETADKIALIDQLSTAGFTRIEAGSFVSPKAIPALRDGEAVFTQIQRREGVIFVALVPNVKGAERALNAHADELNLVMSASQTHNRANMRMSCESSLDAFGDIVRLARHFSVSLNATVATAFGCPFEGKIDEDRVVSIVDTYREMGINGITLADTTGMANPRQVARLVARVLQRVPADALTLHFHNTRGLGLANVLAAYEVGARRFDAALGGLGGCPFAPGASGNICTEDLVNMCDEIGIPTGIDLQKLIALSRTLPALLGHDVQGQLMKAGRNCDVHPVPDYVRSI, from the coding sequence ATGAACTTCGAACAGGAACATTTCGACACGCTGATCGTGCAGGAAGTCGCGCCGCGCGACGGCTTGCAGATCGAACCGACGTGGGTCGAAACGGCGGACAAGATCGCGCTGATCGATCAGCTGTCGACGGCGGGCTTTACGCGCATCGAGGCGGGCTCGTTCGTGTCGCCCAAGGCAATCCCTGCACTGCGCGACGGCGAGGCCGTATTCACGCAGATTCAGCGTCGCGAGGGCGTTATCTTCGTCGCGCTCGTGCCGAACGTGAAGGGCGCCGAGCGCGCGTTGAATGCGCACGCCGATGAACTGAACCTCGTGATGTCCGCGAGCCAGACGCACAACCGCGCGAACATGCGCATGAGCTGCGAGTCGTCGCTCGATGCGTTCGGCGATATCGTGCGACTCGCGCGGCATTTCAGCGTGTCGCTGAATGCGACGGTGGCGACGGCGTTCGGATGCCCGTTCGAAGGCAAGATCGACGAAGACCGCGTCGTGTCGATCGTCGATACGTACCGTGAAATGGGCATCAACGGCATCACGCTCGCCGATACGACGGGCATGGCCAATCCGCGCCAGGTCGCGCGACTCGTCGCGCGCGTGCTGCAACGCGTGCCCGCCGATGCGCTCACGCTGCACTTCCACAACACGCGCGGACTCGGGCTCGCGAATGTGCTGGCGGCGTACGAAGTCGGCGCGCGACGCTTCGATGCGGCACTCGGTGGCCTTGGCGGTTGTCCGTTTGCGCCGGGCGCGTCGGGCAACATCTGCACGGAAGATCTCGTCAACATGTGCGACGAAATCGGCATTCCGACGGGCATCGATCTGCAGAAGCTGATCGCGCTGTCGCGCACATTGCCTGCATTGCTGGGCCACGACGTGCAGGGCCAATTGATGAAAGCGGGCCGCAATTGCGACGTGCATCCTGTGCCCGATTACGTACGCAGCATCTGA
- a CDS encoding MFS transporter, which produces MKRFRVTSATSIVLLMLCIMYFITYLDRVNVSTAAAGFGKEFHLSHTEIGLVFSAFAYPYLVFQIIGGWVSDRFGAKRTLIACGAIWAVATLLTGFAGGLVSLLLARVLLGFGEGATFPAATAAMSRWVAKEKRGFAQGITHAAARIGNAVAPGVIVLVMTTWGWRESFYICGAFSLLWVVVWAMTFTEHPKEHRRITQAELDILPAPKAKSANVPWKALFKRMAPVTVVYFCYGWTLWLFLSWIPQYFLHSYHLDLKKSAVFASAVFFAGVIGDTLGGIVTDKIFERTGNLKRARSWMVSICMLLTLASLVPLMLTHNLYVSMVCLSAGFFFAEMTIGPMWAIPMDIAPEHSGTASGMMNTGSALAAIISPVLSGYLIDSFGSWELPFAGSMLLMAIGVVLAFRMQPESRFAVGTEPAAQPATRFNA; this is translated from the coding sequence ATGAAGCGGTTTCGTGTGACCAGTGCGACCAGTATCGTTCTACTGATGCTATGCATCATGTACTTCATCACTTACCTTGACCGCGTCAACGTCAGCACGGCGGCAGCGGGTTTCGGCAAGGAGTTTCATCTTTCGCATACGGAAATCGGCCTCGTGTTCTCGGCCTTTGCGTATCCGTATCTCGTGTTTCAGATCATCGGCGGTTGGGTTAGCGACCGCTTCGGCGCGAAGCGCACGCTGATTGCGTGCGGCGCGATCTGGGCTGTCGCGACGCTGCTCACGGGCTTTGCGGGCGGTCTCGTATCGCTGCTGCTCGCGCGCGTGCTGCTCGGCTTCGGCGAAGGCGCGACATTTCCTGCAGCGACGGCAGCGATGTCGCGCTGGGTCGCGAAAGAAAAGCGCGGCTTTGCGCAGGGCATTACGCACGCGGCGGCGCGCATCGGCAATGCGGTGGCGCCTGGCGTGATCGTGCTGGTGATGACGACGTGGGGCTGGCGCGAATCGTTCTATATCTGCGGCGCGTTCAGTTTGTTGTGGGTCGTCGTGTGGGCGATGACGTTCACCGAACATCCGAAAGAACATCGCCGCATTACGCAGGCTGAACTCGACATCTTGCCCGCGCCGAAAGCCAAGTCCGCAAATGTGCCGTGGAAAGCGCTGTTCAAACGCATGGCGCCTGTGACCGTCGTGTACTTCTGCTATGGCTGGACGTTGTGGCTTTTCCTCAGCTGGATTCCGCAGTACTTCCTGCACAGCTATCACCTCGATCTGAAGAAGTCGGCGGTGTTTGCTTCGGCGGTATTTTTCGCGGGCGTGATCGGCGATACGCTGGGCGGCATCGTCACCGACAAGATCTTCGAGCGCACGGGCAACCTCAAGCGCGCACGCAGCTGGATGGTGTCGATCTGCATGCTGCTCACACTTGCATCGCTGGTGCCGTTGATGCTCACGCACAATCTTTATGTATCGATGGTGTGTCTGTCGGCGGGTTTCTTCTTCGCCGAGATGACGATCGGTCCGATGTGGGCGATCCCGATGGACATCGCGCCGGAACACTCGGGCACGGCGAGCGGCATGATGAACACGGGCTCGGCGCTCGCGGCAATCATTTCGCCCGTGTTGTCGGGCTATCTGATCGATTCATTCGGCAGCTGGGAATTGCCGTTCGCGGGCAGCATGCTGCTGATGGCGATCGGCGTCGTGCTCGCGTTCCGCATGCAACCCGAAAGCCGTTTCGCTGTCGGCACGGAGCCGGCTGCACAACCCGCCACGCGCTTCAATGCGTGA
- a CDS encoding MFS transporter, which produces MSTPGAVAADSRNDKLSATAEIIKKVTWRLMPLIMICYLFAFFDRINISFAKFQLQTDLGFSDTAYGLGASLFVIGYVLFEVPSNMLLYKVGARKWIARIMISWGLATAAMVFVQNEWQFYGLRFLIGAMEAGFAPGVLYYLTLWFPASYRGRITSLLFLASAFSGLVGAPLSGLVLGQMDGVYGIRGWHWLFMLGGLPCVVLGILVLKVLKDRIEDAGWLSASEKTYLSSQIAQQAQPTTHGHSLLGAIRTPGFLTLGLIYFLIQIASYGLNFWAPHLIRSAGTQNPTIIGLLTAVPYICGAICMVVVGRLSDATGERRKFVSVLLVMAAIGFFAAGYFDKQTVMLVVALAVLGAGVIASIPAFWALPPKLVSGAGAAGGIALINTLGQLGGIVSPVMVGRVRDVTGSTTPALYVIGGLSLVCALIILYGLPQSLRQKDHTGRVEV; this is translated from the coding sequence ATGAGCACACCAGGCGCAGTCGCGGCGGATAGCCGTAACGACAAGCTATCGGCAACTGCCGAGATCATCAAAAAGGTCACGTGGCGGCTGATGCCGCTCATCATGATCTGCTATCTGTTCGCGTTCTTCGACCGCATCAATATCAGCTTCGCGAAGTTCCAGCTGCAAACCGATCTCGGCTTTTCCGACACGGCGTATGGCCTCGGCGCGAGTCTCTTCGTGATCGGCTATGTGCTGTTCGAAGTGCCCAGCAACATGCTGCTTTACAAGGTCGGTGCGCGTAAGTGGATTGCGCGGATCATGATTTCGTGGGGTCTCGCGACGGCCGCGATGGTGTTCGTGCAAAACGAATGGCAGTTCTACGGCCTGCGTTTTCTGATCGGCGCGATGGAAGCGGGTTTTGCGCCGGGCGTGCTCTACTATCTGACGCTGTGGTTTCCGGCGAGCTATCGCGGACGCATCACGTCGCTGCTGTTTCTTGCATCGGCGTTTTCGGGTCTGGTCGGTGCGCCGCTGTCGGGTCTCGTGCTCGGTCAGATGGATGGCGTGTACGGCATTCGCGGCTGGCATTGGCTGTTCATGCTCGGCGGTCTGCCGTGCGTCGTGCTCGGCATTCTCGTGCTCAAGGTGCTGAAGGATCGTATCGAAGACGCGGGCTGGCTGTCTGCATCGGAAAAGACGTATCTGTCGAGCCAGATCGCGCAACAGGCGCAGCCGACGACGCACGGTCATTCGCTGCTCGGCGCGATCCGCACGCCTGGTTTCCTGACGCTCGGTCTGATCTACTTCCTGATTCAGATCGCGTCGTACGGCCTCAACTTCTGGGCACCGCATCTGATCCGCAGCGCGGGTACGCAGAACCCGACGATCATCGGTTTGCTGACGGCTGTGCCTTATATCTGCGGCGCGATTTGTATGGTTGTCGTGGGGCGCTTGTCGGATGCGACGGGTGAACGTCGCAAGTTCGTGAGCGTGCTGCTCGTGATGGCTGCAATCGGATTCTTTGCAGCGGGCTATTTCGACAAGCAGACGGTGATGCTCGTGGTGGCGCTGGCCGTGCTGGGCGCAGGTGTGATCGCTTCGATTCCGGCGTTCTGGGCATTGCCGCCGAAGCTCGTGTCGGGTGCGGGCGCTGCGGGCGGTATCGCGTTGATCAATACGCTGGGGCAGTTGGGCGGGATCGTGAGCCCGGTGATGGTGGGCCGTGTGCGCGACGTGACGGGCAGCACGACGCCGGCGTTGTATGTGATCGGTGGATTGAGCCTGGTCTGCGCGCTGATCATTCTGTATGGCTTGCCGCAGTCGTTGCGGCAGAAGGATCATACGGGGCGGGTTGAAGTGTGA
- a CDS encoding GlxA family transcriptional regulator → MPSVAIAIFPGVQALDVAGPLDVFAEANLFIDGKDRYEVTLLAADDAPLRASNGIRFVPDETFDDKRSTFDLALIAGGPALPESVPDTRLTAWLANVASQCERYGSICTGAFALGHAGLLDDRNVTTHWQHAQQLATQFPKARVDFDRIYLRDERLVTSAGVTAGIDLALALVTEDHGPQTALKVAKRLVVFSQRQGGQSQFSPYLTAPADETSPVAKVQTHVMANIRDNFTVAQLADVAGMSARNFARIFVQETGVTPHEFVERARMDAARKLLESSGAALKAIAYDCGFGTADRMRIVFTKRIGATPNQYRERFRHA, encoded by the coding sequence ATGCCGAGCGTTGCCATCGCGATCTTTCCGGGCGTCCAGGCGCTGGATGTCGCCGGTCCACTCGATGTTTTCGCGGAAGCGAACCTGTTCATCGACGGCAAGGACCGCTATGAAGTGACATTGCTCGCCGCCGACGATGCGCCGTTGCGCGCATCGAACGGCATCAGGTTCGTCCCCGACGAAACCTTCGACGACAAGCGCAGCACGTTCGATCTCGCGCTGATCGCGGGCGGCCCTGCGTTGCCGGAAAGTGTCCCAGACACGCGCCTCACGGCCTGGCTCGCGAATGTCGCATCGCAATGCGAGCGCTACGGCTCGATCTGCACGGGCGCGTTCGCGCTCGGCCACGCGGGCCTGCTCGACGATCGCAACGTCACGACGCACTGGCAGCACGCGCAGCAACTCGCGACGCAATTCCCGAAAGCGCGCGTCGATTTCGACCGCATTTATCTGCGCGATGAACGGCTCGTGACGTCGGCGGGCGTGACGGCGGGCATCGATCTCGCGCTGGCGCTCGTCACCGAGGATCACGGTCCGCAGACGGCATTAAAAGTGGCCAAGCGCCTCGTGGTGTTTTCGCAGCGCCAGGGCGGGCAGTCGCAGTTCAGTCCTTATCTGACCGCGCCCGCCGATGAAACCTCGCCCGTAGCAAAAGTGCAGACGCACGTAATGGCCAACATCAGGGACAACTTCACCGTGGCACAGCTCGCCGATGTCGCGGGCATGAGCGCGCGCAATTTCGCGCGCATCTTCGTGCAGGAAACGGGCGTGACGCCGCATGAATTCGTCGAGCGCGCGCGGATGGATGCGGCGCGCAAGCTGCTCGAAAGCAGCGGCGCGGCGCTCAAGGCGATTGCCTACGATTGCGGCTTCGGCACGGCGGACCGTATGCGGATCGTGTTTACGAAGCGTATCGGTGCGACGCCGAATCAGTATCGCGAGCGCTTCCGGCACGCGTGA
- a CDS encoding LysR family transcriptional regulator: protein MVLKNLLRRLDLTTLQLFIAVYEEGTLTRAAEREAIAVSAASKRLLELEQAVNATLFQRNARGMTLTPAGETLLHHARRVMRGIENIGIELAGHASGVRGYVRMMANLSAIVEFLPEDLRAFLAVNDLVKIDLEERPSGGVIEAVADSLADLGICSGEADARGLETTHYRHDALCVVMRDDHPLAMRESVAFEETLDSDHVGLHSASSINARTHTAARQAGKALKLRIHVPGFDAVCRMVQAGMGVGVLPVNVYRIMGRPLGLVAVALEDEWAERDLIIVTRDSARLSPVARLLFDHLRTVEALSGKP, encoded by the coding sequence ATGGTCCTGAAGAATCTGCTCCGCCGCCTCGACCTCACGACGCTGCAACTGTTCATCGCCGTCTATGAGGAAGGCACGCTGACGCGCGCCGCGGAACGCGAGGCCATCGCCGTGTCGGCCGCCAGCAAGCGGCTGCTCGAACTGGAACAGGCCGTCAACGCGACGCTCTTTCAGCGCAACGCGCGCGGTATGACGCTCACGCCGGCGGGCGAAACGCTATTGCATCACGCGCGCCGCGTGATGCGCGGCATCGAGAACATCGGCATCGAACTCGCGGGGCACGCGAGCGGCGTGCGCGGCTATGTGCGGATGATGGCCAACCTCTCCGCGATCGTCGAATTCCTGCCGGAAGATTTGCGAGCGTTTCTCGCCGTCAACGATCTCGTGAAGATCGATCTCGAAGAGCGGCCGAGCGGCGGCGTGATCGAAGCCGTCGCCGACAGTCTCGCCGATCTCGGCATCTGTTCGGGCGAAGCGGACGCGCGCGGCCTCGAAACGACGCACTACCGGCACGATGCGCTGTGCGTCGTGATGCGCGACGATCATCCGCTTGCGATGCGCGAAAGCGTCGCGTTCGAAGAGACGCTCGACAGCGATCACGTTGGGCTGCATTCGGCGAGTTCGATTAACGCGCGCACGCACACGGCCGCGCGCCAGGCGGGCAAGGCGCTCAAGCTGCGCATCCACGTGCCCGGCTTCGACGCCGTGTGCCGGATGGTGCAGGCGGGCATGGGCGTCGGCGTGCTGCCCGTCAACGTCTATCGCATCATGGGGCGGCCGTTGGGCCTCGTTGCCGTGGCGCTCGAAGACGAATGGGCCGAGCGCGATCTCATCATCGTGACGCGCGATTCGGCGCGTCTGTCGCCCGTCGCGCGGCTGCTGTTCGATCATCTGCGCACCGTCGAAGCCTTGTCCGGCAAGCCTTAG
- a CDS encoding SDR family oxidoreductase: MNATTSVRAIVTGHTRGLGAALAERLLAQGITVLGISRSRNEALTSRTGFDEVEVDLSDAERLTQFIAGDTLRNFLKGAQTALLFNNAGMVQPIGPIEAQDVAAIAQAVTLNVSAPLMLATAFATASPDATDRRIVHISSGAARHPYSGWSIYCATKAALDHHARSVALDQNRALRICSVAPGVVDTNMQAEIRGTELDKFPMREKFEELKRDGKLSTPEESAGKLVDYVLSETFGAVATADVRELPQT; encoded by the coding sequence ATGAACGCTACTACTTCCGTTCGCGCCATCGTCACGGGTCATACGCGCGGTCTCGGCGCGGCGCTCGCAGAACGGCTGCTCGCGCAAGGCATCACCGTGCTCGGCATATCGCGCTCGCGCAATGAAGCACTCACGAGCCGCACGGGCTTCGATGAGGTGGAAGTCGATCTGTCCGACGCGGAACGTCTCACCCAGTTCATCGCAGGCGATACGTTGCGCAACTTTCTCAAGGGCGCGCAAACCGCGTTGCTGTTCAACAATGCGGGCATGGTGCAGCCGATCGGTCCCATCGAAGCGCAAGACGTTGCAGCCATTGCGCAAGCCGTGACGCTGAACGTGTCGGCGCCGTTGATGCTGGCGACTGCGTTCGCTACGGCGAGCCCGGATGCGACTGATCGGCGCATCGTGCATATTTCGAGCGGGGCCGCGCGTCATCCGTATTCGGGCTGGAGCATCTACTGCGCGACGAAGGCCGCGCTCGATCATCACGCGCGTTCCGTCGCACTGGATCAGAACCGCGCGCTGCGCATCTGCAGCGTCGCACCGGGTGTGGTCGATACGAATATGCAGGCGGAAATTCGCGGCACGGAACTGGACAAGTTTCCGATGCGCGAGAAGTTCGAGGAGTTGAAGCGCGACGGCAAGCTGTCGACGCCGGAAGAGTCGGCGGGGAAGCTCGTCGATTATGTGCTGAGCGAGACGTTTGGGGCCGTGGCGACGGCGGATGTGAGGGAGTTGCCGCAGACATAG
- a CDS encoding pyridoxal-phosphate-dependent aminotransferase family protein, protein MLKLDFHPAGRHFLQIPGPSPVPDRILRAMSYPTIDHRGPEFGALGLKVLDGIKKIFKTQQPVVIYPASGTGAWEAALSNTLSPGDHVLMFETGHFATLWKKMAESLGLKPEFLGLPGIEGWRRGVQPQMIEARLREDTQHAIKAVCVVHNETSTGVTSDIAAVRRAIDAAGHPALLLVDTISGLACADYRHDEWGVDVTVSGSQKGLMLPPGISFNAVSPKAIEAGKHAKLPRAFWDWTEIIEMNKSGYWPYTPNTNLLYGLSEALDMILGEGLDNVFARHDRLAEACRRALRAWGLEIQCDDPSVYSPVLTGVMMPEGIDADAVRKIIYERFDMSLGTGLGKMKGRMFRIGHLGDCNDLTLMATLAGVEMGLQIAGVPVAASGLPAAMEYLMSQPNTPKLKAAA, encoded by the coding sequence ATGCTGAAGCTCGACTTTCATCCCGCAGGCCGCCACTTTCTGCAGATTCCGGGTCCGAGCCCGGTGCCCGACCGCATCTTGCGGGCGATGAGCTATCCGACCATCGACCATCGCGGCCCGGAGTTCGGCGCGCTGGGCCTGAAGGTGCTGGACGGCATCAAGAAGATCTTCAAGACGCAGCAGCCGGTCGTGATCTATCCGGCGTCGGGGACGGGCGCGTGGGAAGCCGCGCTGTCGAATACGCTGAGCCCCGGCGATCACGTGCTGATGTTCGAGACGGGCCACTTCGCGACGCTGTGGAAGAAAATGGCCGAAAGCCTCGGCCTGAAGCCTGAGTTTCTCGGTTTGCCCGGCATCGAAGGCTGGCGGCGCGGCGTGCAGCCGCAAATGATCGAAGCGCGTCTGCGCGAGGACACGCAGCACGCGATCAAGGCCGTGTGCGTCGTCCATAACGAAACATCGACGGGCGTGACGTCCGACATCGCCGCCGTGCGCCGCGCAATCGATGCGGCGGGCCATCCGGCACTGCTGCTCGTCGATACGATTTCGGGCCTCGCTTGCGCCGACTATCGTCACGACGAGTGGGGCGTCGACGTGACCGTCTCCGGTTCGCAGAAGGGCTTGATGCTGCCGCCCGGCATCAGTTTCAACGCTGTGTCGCCGAAGGCGATCGAAGCGGGCAAGCACGCGAAGCTGCCGCGCGCGTTCTGGGACTGGACCGAAATCATCGAAATGAACAAGAGCGGCTACTGGCCGTACACGCCGAACACGAATCTGCTGTACGGCTTGTCGGAAGCGCTCGATATGATTCTCGGCGAAGGCCTCGACAACGTGTTCGCGCGCCACGACCGCCTGGCCGAAGCATGCCGCCGCGCGTTGCGTGCGTGGGGCCTCGAGATTCAATGCGACGATCCGTCCGTCTATAGCCCGGTTCTGACGGGCGTGATGATGCCCGAAGGCATCGATGCCGATGCCGTGCGCAAGATCATTTACGAACGCTTCGACATGTCGCTTGGTACGGGCCTCGGCAAGATGAAAGGGCGCATGTTCCGCATCGGGCATCTCGGCGACTGCAACGATCTCACGCTGATGGCAACGCTCGCAGGCGTCGAAATGGGCCTGCAAATAGCGGGTGTTCCTGTTGCCGCAAGCGGCTTGCCGGCAGCGATGGAGTATCTGATGTCGCAGCCGAACACGCCGAAACTCAAAGCAGCCGCCTGA
- a CDS encoding CaiB/BaiF CoA transferase family protein, translating to MSGPLQGIRVVEIGTLIAAPFAARLLAEFGAEVIKIEAPETGDPLRKWRKLHEGTSLWWYLQSRNKKSICVNLKSQEGADVVKRLAADADIVIENLRPGALEKLGLGWDVLHAINPKLTMVRISGYGQTGPYRDRPGFGAIGEAMGGIRYTTGDVDGAPARVGVSLGDSLASLHGVIGALMSVLRVKTGQGDGQIVDVSLVESVFNLMESLVPEYDLLGHVRERSGGALPGIAPSNTYRTEDGGFVVIAGNSDPIFKRLMQVIGRPDLADDPALARNDGRVAQNAMLDAAITAWTSHHSIDDVLAALESAEVPSGRIYSVADIVADPHYQAREMLLKADLPGGASVKMPGIVPKLSETPGEVRWQGPALGEHTSSVLADLGYEQSEIERLRREGAVQ from the coding sequence ATGAGTGGTCCGTTGCAGGGTATTCGCGTCGTCGAAATCGGCACGCTGATCGCAGCGCCGTTCGCCGCGCGCCTGCTCGCCGAGTTCGGCGCCGAAGTCATCAAGATCGAAGCACCCGAAACGGGCGACCCGCTGCGCAAATGGCGCAAGCTGCATGAAGGCACCTCGCTCTGGTGGTATCTGCAATCGCGCAACAAGAAGTCGATCTGCGTGAATCTCAAGTCGCAGGAAGGCGCGGATGTGGTCAAGCGTCTTGCCGCCGACGCCGACATCGTCATCGAAAATCTCCGTCCTGGCGCGCTCGAAAAGCTCGGCCTCGGCTGGGACGTGCTGCACGCAATCAACCCGAAACTCACGATGGTCCGCATTTCCGGCTACGGCCAGACGGGCCCGTATCGCGATCGTCCGGGCTTCGGTGCGATCGGCGAAGCGATGGGCGGCATCCGCTACACGACGGGCGATGTCGACGGCGCGCCCGCTCGCGTCGGCGTGAGTCTCGGCGATTCGCTCGCTTCGCTGCATGGCGTGATCGGCGCGTTGATGTCGGTGCTGCGCGTGAAGACGGGACAGGGCGATGGACAGATCGTCGACGTCTCGCTCGTCGAAAGCGTATTCAACCTGATGGAAAGCCTCGTGCCCGAATACGATCTGCTTGGCCACGTGCGCGAGCGCAGCGGCGGCGCGCTGCCGGGCATCGCGCCGTCCAACACGTATCGCACGGAAGACGGCGGCTTCGTCGTGATCGCGGGCAATAGCGATCCGATCTTCAAGCGTCTGATGCAGGTGATCGGCCGTCCCGATCTCGCCGACGATCCCGCGCTCGCACGCAACGATGGCCGCGTCGCGCAAAACGCGATGCTCGATGCCGCGATCACCGCCTGGACTTCGCATCATTCGATCGACGACGTGCTCGCCGCGCTCGAAAGCGCCGAAGTGCCGTCGGGCCGTATCTATTCGGTCGCCGACATCGTCGCCGATCCGCACTACCAGGCGCGCGAGATGTTGCTGAAGGCCGATTTGCCGGGCGGCGCGTCGGTGAAGATGCCGGGCATTGTGCCGAAGCTGTCGGAGACGCCGGGCGAAGTGCGCTGGCAAGGTCCGGCGCTCGGCGAGCATACGTCGAGCGTGCTGGCCGATCTCGGCTACGAGCAAAGCGAAATCGAGCGGCTGCGCCGCGAAGGGGCCGTGCAATGA
- a CDS encoding MFS transporter produces the protein MSTIDNTFEAQSSAGVSGPATRGSIIARLERLPANAMLVRARILIGLATFFDGFDVIAIAATLPILIGKWHLTPWDVALLIGASSVGQLIGAFLFPWYAERHGRVKAIALSSGLIGITSIACGFAPTFAVFFVLRIVQGIGLGGELPVAATYINEICRAHGRGRFVLLYEIVFPVGLLASNALGAWIVPRFGWEAMYFIGGVPLILFFVLRKLVPESPRWLAERGRMSEAADAVHAFERTAKGTLPPMGDPASFESMAARHPKRKMRDLFGKAYWKRSAAVAMLWMTCGVIQYGLSTWLPTIYRTVYHAPLQLALNLAVAASVLGVLGSLLCAMLVDKVGRKPIINWSFMLCALSLVLAGVFHDASVYVVAACCAFALGWLACGFITAYVYTPELYPTSIRAFGCGVGGAWLKLAAIFAPTLVSKTMIGGNLDVAFYLLAVVPFLAALVVQFLGIETKGKVLEQLEA, from the coding sequence GAACGATTGCCCGCGAACGCGATGCTGGTGCGCGCGCGGATTCTGATTGGACTCGCGACATTCTTCGATGGCTTCGACGTCATCGCGATCGCCGCGACGCTGCCGATCCTGATCGGCAAATGGCATCTGACGCCGTGGGACGTGGCGTTGCTGATCGGCGCGAGTTCGGTCGGTCAGTTGATCGGCGCGTTTCTGTTTCCGTGGTACGCGGAACGTCATGGTCGCGTGAAGGCGATTGCGCTGAGTTCGGGACTGATCGGTATCACGAGCATTGCGTGTGGTTTTGCACCTACGTTTGCGGTGTTTTTCGTGTTGCGGATCGTGCAGGGCATCGGCCTTGGCGGCGAGTTGCCCGTAGCCGCGACGTACATCAACGAGATTTGCCGTGCACATGGCCGCGGGCGTTTCGTGCTGCTGTACGAGATCGTGTTTCCTGTGGGCCTGCTCGCATCGAATGCGCTCGGCGCGTGGATCGTGCCGCGCTTCGGCTGGGAGGCGATGTATTTCATCGGCGGCGTTCCGTTGATTCTGTTCTTCGTGCTGCGCAAGCTCGTGCCCGAGTCACCGCGTTGGCTCGCAGAACGTGGCCGCATGAGCGAAGCGGCCGATGCTGTGCACGCTTTCGAACGCACCGCAAAGGGCACGTTGCCGCCGATGGGCGATCCTGCGAGCTTCGAGTCGATGGCGGCGCGTCACCCGAAGCGCAAGATGCGCGATCTGTTCGGCAAGGCTTACTGGAAGCGCTCGGCGGCTGTCGCGATGCTGTGGATGACGTGCGGCGTGATCCAGTACGGTCTGTCGACGTGGCTGCCGACGATTTATCGCACGGTGTATCACGCGCCGTTGCAGCTCGCGCTGAATCTGGCCGTTGCGGCGTCCGTGCTTGGCGTGCTCGGTTCGCTGCTGTGCGCGATGTTGGTCGACAAGGTGGGCCGCAAGCCGATCATCAACTGGTCGTTCATGTTGTGCGCGTTGTCGCTCGTGCTGGCTGGCGTGTTCCATGATGCGTCGGTGTATGTCGTCGCTGCGTGCTGCGCGTTCGCGCTCGGCTGGCTCGCGTGCGGGTTCATCACGGCTTATGTGTACACGCCGGAGCTGTATCCGACGAGCATCCGGGCATTCGGATGCGGTGTCGGCGGCGCGTGGCTAAAGCTCGCGGCGATCTTTGCACCGACGCTCGTGTCGAAGACGATGATCGGCGGCAATCTGGATGTGGCGTTCTATCTGCTGGCTGTCGTGCCGTTCCTCGCTGCGCTGGTCGTGCAGTTTCTTGGGATCGAGACGAAGGGGAAGGTGCTGGAGCAGCTGGAGGCTTAA
- a CDS encoding GntR family transcriptional regulator, which yields MQNSDIEAGLTPPPLMPKVERQRLHDTVVEHIRRFIVEGVLEPGKKLNERELCETLGISRTPLREALKVLAAEGLIDIEPNRGASVSKMSEAEMRETFELMSGLEAFSGELAAERMTAAELTEIKALHYAMLACRTQNDLAGYYSRNQAIHDKINEAARNSALRQTYIAVNRRLQALRFRSNFQVPKWDSAIHDHDEMLKALEARDGKRLSTILRQHLLDKRDAVLQIQSREDAAAAKLKA from the coding sequence ATGCAAAATTCGGACATTGAAGCAGGCCTGACGCCGCCTCCCCTGATGCCGAAGGTCGAACGCCAGCGCTTGCACGACACGGTGGTCGAACACATCCGGCGCTTTATCGTCGAAGGCGTGCTGGAGCCGGGCAAGAAACTGAACGAGCGTGAGCTGTGCGAGACGCTCGGCATTTCGCGCACGCCGTTGCGCGAGGCGCTGAAGGTGCTCGCCGCGGAAGGGTTGATCGATATCGAGCCGAATCGCGGCGCGTCGGTGTCGAAGATGTCGGAAGCGGAGATGCGCGAGACGTTCGAACTGATGAGCGGGCTCGAAGCGTTTTCAGGCGAACTCGCGGCGGAGCGCATGACGGCCGCCGAACTCACCGAGATCAAGGCGCTGCACTACGCGATGCTCGCGTGCCGCACGCAGAACGATCTGGCCGGCTACTACAGCCGCAATCAGGCGATTCACGACAAGATCAACGAAGCCGCGCGCAATTCGGCGCTGCGTCAGACGTATATCGCGGTGAATCGCCGGTTGCAGGCGTTGCGGTTTCGCTCGAACTTTCAGGTGCCGAAGTGGGACAGCGCGATTCACGATCACGATGAAATGCTCAAGGCGCTGGAGGCACGCGACGGCAAGCGGTTGAGCACGATCTTGCGTCAGCATCTGCTGGATAAACGCGATGCGGTGCTGCAGATTCAGTCGCGGGAGGATGCGGCCGCGGCCAAATTGAAGGCTTGA